The Blautia hydrogenotrophica DSM 10507 genome window below encodes:
- a CDS encoding P27 family phage terminase small subunit, with protein sequence MAKDGTNRGGARVGSGRKPKALADKISKGTSAMVMELPEPPAFEGADVPPIKEYLKARQKNGKDLCTAEVYEETWKWLKERGCDRLVNSQLVEQYAMSVSRWIQCEECISEYGFLAKHPTTGNAIASPYVSMSQTYMKQVNQIWYQIYQIVKENCSVEFSGNTPQDDVMERLLRTRKGM encoded by the coding sequence ATGGCGAAAGACGGTACGAACAGGGGCGGTGCGCGGGTCGGCTCTGGCAGAAAACCCAAGGCACTGGCGGATAAGATCAGCAAAGGTACATCTGCCATGGTCATGGAGCTGCCGGAGCCGCCTGCATTTGAGGGTGCGGATGTACCGCCCATCAAAGAATATCTGAAAGCGAGACAGAAAAACGGCAAGGACCTCTGTACGGCGGAGGTGTATGAGGAAACATGGAAATGGCTGAAGGAGCGTGGTTGTGACAGGCTGGTCAATTCCCAGCTTGTGGAGCAGTACGCCATGTCGGTGAGCCGATGGATACAGTGCGAGGAATGTATTTCTGAGTATGGTTTCCTGGCAAAGCATCCCACCACAGGAAATGCGATTGCTTCCCCTTATGTCTCCATGAGCCAGACGTATATGAAACAGGTCAACCAGATCTGGTATCAGATTTACCAGATTGTCAAGGAAAACTGCTCGGTGGAGTTTAGCGGCAATACCCCGCAGGATGATGTGATGGAGCGGCTGTTAAGGACGCGGAAAGGAATGTAG
- a CDS encoding DNA polymerase, with amino-acid sequence MRTLSIDIETYSDVDLSKCGVYKYASSPAFEVLLFGYTADGGDVRVVDLACGEQIPEEVISALSDTSVTKWAFNAMFERVCLSNFLGEWLEPEGWHCTMVWSATLGLPLSLESAGAALGLEKQKLTEGKDLIRYFCVPCRPTKANGGRTRNRPEHDPEKWERFKAYNLRDVETEMQIQKRLSNFPVPDAIWEEYHLDQEINDRGIGVDMELVRQAIAMDARSREQLTDALQELTGLDNPNSVQQMKQWLADHGLETDTLGKKVVAELVRSAPEPLKTVLSLRQQLAKSSVKKYAAMENAVCADGRAHGMFQFYGANRTGRFSGRLIQLQNLPQNHMSDLAQARALMRGGNYEAISMLYEDIPDTLSQLIRTAFVPQDGRKFIVADFSAIEARVIAWFAGERWRLKVFEDGDDIYSASASQMFHVPVEKHGVNGHLRQKGKIAELALGYGGSVGALKSMGALEMGLAEEELQPLVDAWRTSNPMITQFWWDVDRAVKECVKKRVPMESHGLHFDYRSAMLFITLPSGRRLAYVKPRIGENQFGRESVTYMGVSGAKKWERLESYGPKFVENIVQGTARDILCYAMRTLRNCAIVAHVHDEIIIEADRRMSLSAVCEQMGRTPSWAKGLKLRADGYECEFYQKD; translated from the coding sequence ATGAGGACATTGTCCATCGATATTGAAACGTACTCGGATGTGGATTTGTCTAAGTGCGGTGTATATAAATATGCTTCCTCCCCTGCTTTTGAAGTCCTGCTGTTTGGTTATACCGCAGACGGCGGGGATGTGCGCGTGGTCGATCTTGCCTGCGGAGAACAGATCCCGGAAGAGGTAATTTCTGCATTGTCTGATACCTCTGTGACCAAGTGGGCGTTTAACGCCATGTTTGAGCGGGTGTGCCTGTCAAACTTCTTGGGGGAATGGCTGGAGCCGGAAGGCTGGCACTGCACAATGGTGTGGTCTGCCACACTGGGACTTCCCCTCTCTTTGGAAAGCGCGGGGGCAGCGTTGGGATTGGAGAAACAGAAGCTGACGGAAGGCAAAGACTTGATCCGGTATTTTTGTGTCCCCTGCAGACCGACCAAAGCAAACGGCGGCAGGACACGGAACCGGCCGGAGCATGACCCAGAGAAATGGGAACGGTTCAAGGCATATAACCTTCGGGATGTGGAGACGGAGATGCAGATACAAAAACGGCTCTCTAACTTTCCGGTGCCGGATGCCATTTGGGAGGAATACCACCTCGACCAGGAAATCAATGACCGGGGTATTGGAGTGGATATGGAACTGGTCCGGCAGGCCATTGCCATGGATGCCCGTTCCCGTGAACAGCTGACGGATGCTTTGCAGGAGTTGACGGGATTAGATAATCCGAACTCCGTACAGCAGATGAAACAGTGGCTGGCAGACCACGGGCTGGAAACGGATACTCTGGGCAAGAAAGTGGTAGCGGAACTGGTCAGGTCTGCACCGGAGCCGCTAAAGACGGTACTGTCCTTACGGCAGCAGCTTGCCAAGAGCAGCGTGAAGAAATACGCAGCGATGGAGAATGCGGTTTGCGCAGACGGACGGGCGCACGGAATGTTCCAGTTTTACGGAGCCAACCGGACAGGCAGGTTCTCCGGACGTCTCATTCAGCTTCAAAACCTACCCCAGAACCATATGTCGGATCTGGCGCAGGCACGGGCATTGATGCGTGGCGGTAATTATGAAGCCATTTCCATGCTTTATGAAGATATCCCGGATACTCTTTCCCAGCTTATCCGCACGGCATTTGTGCCGCAGGATGGCAGGAAGTTCATTGTAGCGGACTTCTCCGCTATTGAGGCCAGGGTGATCGCCTGGTTTGCCGGGGAGCGATGGCGGCTTAAGGTTTTTGAAGATGGCGATGACATTTACAGCGCCTCCGCAAGTCAGATGTTCCATGTGCCGGTAGAGAAGCATGGCGTCAACGGGCATCTCCGGCAGAAAGGGAAAATCGCAGAACTGGCCCTGGGTTATGGCGGCTCGGTGGGTGCATTGAAATCCATGGGTGCGCTGGAGATGGGACTTGCCGAGGAGGAACTGCAGCCCTTGGTGGATGCGTGGAGAACTTCCAACCCCATGATCACGCAGTTCTGGTGGGATGTGGACCGGGCAGTAAAGGAATGCGTCAAAAAGAGAGTTCCTATGGAGTCACATGGGCTCCATTTTGATTACCGGAGCGCCATGCTCTTCATCACCCTTCCTTCCGGCCGACGGCTTGCCTATGTGAAACCGAGGATCGGAGAGAACCAGTTTGGCCGGGAGTCGGTGACTTACATGGGCGTGAGCGGTGCGAAGAAATGGGAACGGCTGGAAAGCTATGGTCCCAAGTTTGTGGAGAACATTGTCCAGGGTACCGCCCGCGATATTCTCTGCTATGCCATGCGAACTTTGCGTAATTGCGCCATCGTGGCCCATGTGCATGATGAGATTATCATCGAGGCCGACCGGCGGATGTCGCTTTCTGCGGTGTGCGAACAGATGGGCAGGACGCCGTCCTGGGCGAAAGGGTTGAAGCTCCGGGCGGACGGATACGAATGCGAGTTTTATCAGAAGGATTAG
- a CDS encoding DEAD/DEAH box helicase: MKYSPHEYQKYATEYIETHPVAAVFLSMGLGKTSITLTALNDLLFDGFEIHKAIVIAPLRVARDTWPAEIEKWDHLGSLIYSVVVGTEAERLAALRRQADIYIINRENVQWLVEASGIPFDYDMVVVDELSSFKNHQSKRFRAMMKVRPKVGRIVGLTGTPSSNGLMDLWAEFKLLDMGQRLGRFIGQYRTRFFLPDKRNGQVVFSYKPLPGAEEQIYRLISDITISMKSTDYLQMPQFVSSGYEVYLSEEETQRYVSFKRDLLLQLPDGEITAANAAALSGKLSQMANGAVYTDEGETIAIHDRKLDALEDIIESMGGKPLLVAYWFRHDLERITGRLHKLKIPFSRLDSSKSIRRWNSGELPVALIHPASAGHGLNLQSGGSTLVWFGLTWSLELYQQTNARLWRQGQQSDIVVIQHIITKGTIDERIMKALSEKDTTQAALIEAVKADLKI; this comes from the coding sequence ATGAAATACAGTCCACATGAGTATCAGAAATATGCCACGGAGTATATTGAGACACACCCTGTTGCGGCGGTGTTTCTATCAATGGGGCTTGGCAAGACGAGCATTACCCTGACCGCTTTGAACGACCTGCTGTTTGATGGCTTTGAGATCCACAAAGCCATCGTGATCGCACCCCTCCGTGTGGCGCGGGACACCTGGCCGGCAGAGATTGAAAAGTGGGACCATCTGGGCAGCCTGATCTATTCCGTGGTTGTGGGAACAGAGGCGGAGCGGCTGGCGGCGCTGAGACGGCAGGCCGACATTTACATCATCAACCGGGAGAATGTGCAGTGGCTGGTAGAGGCAAGCGGTATCCCCTTTGATTACGATATGGTGGTAGTCGATGAGTTATCTTCTTTCAAAAACCACCAGTCCAAGCGGTTCCGTGCCATGATGAAGGTGCGGCCGAAGGTGGGACGGATCGTAGGGCTGACCGGAACGCCAAGCAGCAACGGGCTGATGGACCTGTGGGCCGAGTTTAAACTTTTGGATATGGGGCAGCGGCTTGGGAGGTTCATCGGCCAGTACCGCACCCGGTTCTTCCTGCCGGACAAGCGCAATGGGCAGGTGGTGTTCTCCTACAAGCCCCTTCCAGGTGCGGAGGAACAGATCTACCGGTTGATCTCCGACATCACGATTTCCATGAAATCTACCGATTACCTGCAGATGCCACAGTTCGTTTCCTCCGGTTATGAGGTGTATCTCTCTGAGGAGGAAACGCAACGGTACGTTTCATTCAAGCGGGATTTGCTGCTACAGCTCCCGGACGGGGAAATAACCGCTGCCAATGCCGCAGCCCTTTCCGGGAAGCTCTCCCAGATGGCAAACGGCGCGGTATACACGGATGAAGGAGAGACCATCGCCATCCATGACCGGAAACTGGATGCCCTGGAAGACATCATCGAGAGCATGGGAGGAAAGCCGCTCCTGGTGGCTTACTGGTTCCGGCACGATCTGGAACGGATCACGGGGCGGCTCCATAAGCTGAAGATCCCGTTTTCCAGGCTGGATTCTTCGAAAAGCATCCGCAGATGGAATTCCGGGGAGCTTCCCGTGGCTCTGATCCACCCGGCATCGGCGGGACACGGGCTGAACCTTCAAAGCGGGGGTTCCACTCTCGTGTGGTTTGGATTGACCTGGTCCCTGGAGCTTTACCAGCAGACCAACGCCCGTCTTTGGCGGCAGGGGCAGCAGTCCGATATCGTGGTGATCCAGCATATCATCACGAAAGGCACGATTGACGAGCGGATCATGAAAGCCCTGTCGGAAAAGGATACCACACAGGCTGCGTTGATAGAAGCCGTAAAAGCGGATTTGAAAATCTGA
- a CDS encoding DUF2815 family protein, with protein MILKIEEEIRMSNKVNNPMKLITGPNTRWSYANVWEPKAINGGTPKYSVSLIIPKSDTVTINRIKAAIEAAYKEGEAKLKGNGRSVPALSVLKTPLRDGDVERPDDEAYANAYFVNANSTTAPGIVDADRQPILERSEVYSGVYGRASINFYAFNSNGNKGIACGLNNLQKIRDGEPLGGKSRPEDDFAEEDEDFLS; from the coding sequence ATGATTTTAAAGATTGAGGAGGAAATCAGAATGTCAAATAAAGTCAATAACCCGATGAAATTGATCACTGGCCCGAATACCCGCTGGTCCTATGCCAACGTGTGGGAACCAAAGGCTATCAACGGCGGCACTCCAAAATACAGTGTCAGCCTGATCATCCCCAAGTCGGATACGGTGACCATCAACAGGATCAAAGCCGCTATCGAAGCTGCTTACAAAGAGGGAGAAGCTAAGCTGAAAGGAAACGGCAGGAGTGTCCCGGCGCTTTCTGTTTTAAAAACTCCGCTTCGTGACGGGGATGTGGAACGCCCGGATGATGAAGCCTACGCAAACGCCTATTTCGTCAATGCTAATAGCACCACGGCTCCGGGAATCGTGGATGCAGACCGGCAGCCGATCCTGGAACGAAGCGAAGTTTACAGCGGTGTGTACGGCAGGGCGAGTATCAACTTCTATGCCTTCAATTCCAATGGAAATAAAGGAATCGCCTGTGGGCTGAATAACCTGCAAAAGATCCGGGACGGAGAACCGTTAGGCGGAAAGTCCCGTCCGGAGGATGATTTTGCAGAGGAGGATGAAGATTTCCTCTCCTGA
- a CDS encoding DUF4314 domain-containing protein, which yields MKFPSREIVERVRREYPTGTRVELIRMDDPQAPPTGTRGTVTGVDDTASIMVRWDNGNGLHVVYGEDECRKL from the coding sequence ATGAAATTTCCGAGTAGAGAAATTGTGGAGCGTGTCCGTAGAGAATACCCCACAGGAACACGGGTGGAATTGATACGGATGGATGATCCACAAGCGCCACCCACCGGAACAAGAGGGACAGTGACAGGGGTGGACGATACTGCCTCCATTATGGTCCGATGGGATAACGGTAACGGCCTCCATGTAGTTTACGGGGAGGATGAATGCCGAAAACTGTAA
- a CDS encoding VRR-NUC domain-containing protein, with protein sequence MKEKIIEQKFRAAVRTAGGVAVKFVSPGLDGMPDRLALLPGGRMAFVEVKAPGKKPRPLQEARHRMLRRLGFQVYVLDDEKQIGGIIDEIQST encoded by the coding sequence GTGAAAGAAAAAATCATAGAGCAGAAATTCCGGGCAGCAGTCAGGACTGCCGGCGGTGTGGCAGTCAAGTTTGTGTCGCCCGGTTTGGATGGGATGCCGGACCGGTTGGCACTTCTCCCTGGTGGAAGGATGGCATTTGTGGAGGTCAAGGCCCCCGGAAAGAAGCCCCGCCCGCTCCAAGAAGCAAGGCACCGGATGTTGCGGCGGTTAGGTTTCCAGGTGTATGTGCTGGATGATGAGAAGCAGATCGGAGGGATTATTGATGAAATACAGTCCACATGA
- a CDS encoding site-specific DNA-methyltransferase: protein MGKTTTEMQLVPLGKLVPYINNARTHSPEQLTKLRSSLREFGFINPVIIDRDYNIIAGHGRVLAAKEEGIMEVPCVFVDYLTEAQKKAYILADNRMALDAGWDEELLRIEIESLQGEDFDVSLTGFEEQELADLFAIEGDKAAKDDDFELSAALEKASFVERGDLWIVGRHRLLCGDATRTEDVERLMDGKKANLVVTDPPYGVSFKSSDGLTIQNDSMKDEEFYTFLLTAFQCMAEHLENGGSAYVFHADTEGLNFRKAFIDIGFHLAGVCIWVKNSLVLGRSDYQWQHEPVLFGWKKGGKHSWYSDRRQTTIWNYDKPKRNKNHPTSKPLDLLGYPICNSSQENAIVLDTFGGSGSTLMACEQLNRICHMMELDEKYASVILRRYVEDTGDKENVYVIRGDEQIPYSALVKEVEV from the coding sequence ATGGGAAAGACAACAACGGAGATGCAGCTTGTGCCATTGGGAAAGCTGGTGCCCTATATTAATAATGCCCGGACACACTCGCCGGAGCAGCTTACCAAGCTGCGCTCGTCTCTGCGGGAGTTTGGGTTTATCAATCCTGTCATCATTGACCGGGACTATAACATCATTGCGGGGCACGGCCGGGTACTGGCGGCGAAGGAAGAAGGCATTATGGAAGTCCCTTGTGTGTTTGTGGATTATCTTACTGAGGCACAGAAGAAAGCCTATATCCTGGCGGACAACCGTATGGCATTAGATGCCGGATGGGACGAGGAACTGCTACGGATTGAGATTGAGTCTTTGCAGGGTGAGGATTTTGATGTGTCCCTGACTGGCTTTGAGGAACAAGAACTGGCGGATCTGTTTGCTATAGAAGGCGACAAGGCGGCAAAGGATGATGATTTTGAACTGTCTGCTGCACTGGAGAAAGCGTCTTTTGTAGAGCGGGGCGATCTGTGGATCGTGGGCAGGCACCGGCTGTTGTGTGGAGACGCTACCCGGACGGAGGATGTGGAAAGACTGATGGACGGGAAAAAAGCCAACCTGGTCGTAACCGATCCTCCCTATGGTGTTTCCTTCAAAAGTTCAGATGGTCTGACTATCCAGAACGACAGTATGAAGGATGAGGAATTTTACACCTTCCTTCTGACGGCATTTCAGTGCATGGCGGAGCATCTGGAGAACGGCGGCTCCGCTTATGTGTTCCATGCGGATACGGAAGGACTAAACTTCAGGAAGGCATTCATTGACATCGGGTTTCACCTGGCGGGTGTGTGCATTTGGGTAAAGAACAGCCTCGTGCTTGGCCGCAGCGATTACCAGTGGCAGCATGAGCCTGTTCTTTTTGGATGGAAGAAAGGCGGCAAACACTCCTGGTACTCCGACCGCAGGCAGACCACCATCTGGAACTATGACAAACCGAAGCGGAACAAGAACCATCCGACTTCCAAACCGCTGGATCTGTTGGGGTATCCCATCTGTAATTCCTCCCAAGAGAACGCTATCGTTCTGGATACCTTTGGTGGCAGCGGCTCCACGCTGATGGCCTGTGAGCAGTTAAACCGGATCTGCCATATGATGGAACTGGATGAGAAGTATGCTTCCGTTATTCTGCGCCGATATGTGGAAGATACCGGGGATAAAGAGAATGTATATGTGATCCGTGGGGATGAGCAGATCCCCTACTCCGCACTGGTGAAGGAAGTGGAGGTGTGA
- a CDS encoding DUF2800 domain-containing protein, with the protein MGKHALLSASSSHRWLNCPPSARLCEKYEDTGSEYAQEGTDAHSLCEYKLKRALGMDAADPTENLSFYNEEMEQCALDYAAYVLELVEDAKKTCKDPVVLIEQRLDFSRFVKDGFGTGDCVIIADGILDIVDYKHGKGVEVSAVENPQMMLYALGALELFDGIHDIDTVRMTIFQPRRDNVSVCIMAKDDLLQWAYNELTYKAKLAYEGRGEFACGDWCRFCKAKAACRKRAEYNLELAKYDFEMPDTLEDAEIAAILDKVDELTAWAADVKEYALRQALSGTEYPGYKVVEGRSNRRYISEDAVADAVSQAGYDPYAKKVLGLTEMQRLLGKKKFDELLGGLIEKPQGKPVLVPLSDKRQPMNTAQNDFKD; encoded by the coding sequence ATGGGAAAACATGCGTTATTGTCTGCATCTTCCAGCCACCGGTGGCTGAACTGCCCGCCCTCCGCAAGGCTTTGTGAGAAGTATGAAGATACGGGCAGCGAATATGCCCAGGAAGGGACGGACGCCCACAGCCTGTGCGAATACAAGCTAAAACGGGCGCTTGGCATGGATGCTGCTGACCCAACAGAAAACCTTTCCTTCTACAACGAGGAAATGGAGCAGTGTGCCTTGGACTATGCGGCCTATGTGCTGGAACTGGTGGAGGACGCAAAGAAAACCTGTAAAGATCCGGTGGTGCTGATCGAGCAGCGTCTGGACTTTTCACGTTTCGTCAAAGACGGCTTTGGAACCGGCGACTGCGTCATCATCGCAGACGGGATTCTGGATATCGTGGATTATAAGCACGGAAAAGGTGTGGAGGTGTCCGCCGTAGAAAATCCCCAGATGATGCTGTATGCCCTGGGCGCTCTGGAACTGTTTGACGGTATCCATGATATTGATACTGTCCGCATGACCATCTTCCAGCCACGCCGGGATAACGTGAGTGTCTGCATCATGGCAAAAGATGATCTTTTGCAGTGGGCCTATAACGAGCTGACCTATAAAGCGAAGCTGGCCTATGAGGGTCGTGGGGAGTTTGCCTGCGGGGACTGGTGCCGATTCTGCAAAGCAAAGGCGGCCTGCCGGAAGCGGGCAGAGTACAACCTGGAACTGGCAAAATACGATTTTGAGATGCCTGACACATTGGAAGATGCAGAGATTGCCGCCATCCTGGACAAGGTAGATGAACTGACTGCTTGGGCAGCGGATGTGAAGGAATACGCGCTCCGGCAGGCACTCAGTGGGACGGAGTATCCCGGCTATAAAGTGGTGGAGGGACGTTCCAACCGCCGATACATCAGCGAGGATGCAGTGGCCGATGCCGTTTCCCAGGCAGGATATGATCCCTATGCCAAAAAGGTGCTGGGCCTTACGGAGATGCAGAGGCTCTTAGGTAAAAAGAAGTTTGACGAGCTGCTGGGCGGTCTGATCGAAAAGCCCCAGGGCAAGCCTGTCCTTGTGCCATTGTCCGATAAGCGGCAGCCTATGAATACGGCACAGAATGATTTTAAAGATTGA
- a CDS encoding DUF4406 domain-containing protein — protein MGLNKYNSEGYYDPTVYEALSNIAKEEKAARRVYRPLVYICSPYAGDVERNVNMARVYSRFAVRNTCIPITPHLLYPQFMDAGSPAERELALFMGLVLLTKCEQVWVFGSVVSSGMRAEIAKAEKKNIPMRYFTEELEEVKGECE, from the coding sequence ATGGGCCTCAACAAATATAACAGTGAGGGCTACTATGATCCTACGGTCTATGAAGCCCTTTCCAATATTGCGAAAGAGGAAAAAGCAGCAAGGCGTGTATACCGGCCGCTGGTCTATATATGCTCTCCCTACGCTGGTGATGTGGAACGGAATGTGAACATGGCAAGGGTCTACAGCCGTTTTGCGGTGCGGAATACCTGTATTCCCATTACCCCGCATCTGCTCTATCCGCAGTTCATGGATGCCGGCAGTCCGGCAGAGCGGGAACTTGCCCTGTTCATGGGGCTGGTGCTACTTACCAAGTGCGAGCAGGTATGGGTGTTCGGCAGCGTCGTATCATCGGGTATGCGGGCAGAGATTGCGAAAGCGGAAAAGAAGAACATACCGATGCGGTATTTTACAGAAGAATTGGAGGAGGTCAAAGGAGAATGCGAATGA
- a CDS encoding phage/plasmid primase, P4 family — translation MRMTFYTANCRGNAKNSLYPNKRVVDNEQDFLEVMAFDHVCAEFKNYRRSGENFLSADTEVMDCDNDHSDDPADWIRSEDLSEQIGHEVAFAIVPSRNNGKPKDGKTARPRFHVYFPHDPITDSETCAALKRAIQQKFPFFDSHALDAARFIFGNPTEEILWHEGEITIDCIVKPQEKSIPQGQRNSTLSHFAGRVVKRYGATEKAHQIFMEEADKCNPPLPDEELASIWQSACRFAGKVQSQEGYVSPEDYNDEFCRESLKPADYSDIGQAKVLAKEYGMELRYTAATDYIRFCGACWVESKQQAVGAAEEFLDLQLADAKDDVRWTRQALLDVGVAEDDIMAGGKALEKKISGGQTNVYLAYLSALAYQAFVMKRRDMKYVVSALQAAKPMLEISVSDLDRDGFLLNTPDGTYYLPDGLEGRRDHSPEDYITKITAAGPGDQGKDLWLDALDTIFCQDQALIDYVQQIVGMAAVGRVYLESLIIAYGEGRNGKSTFWNAVARVLGTYSGNMSADTLTVGCKRNVKPELAEVKGKRLIIAAELEEGMRLNTSVVKQMCSTDEIFAEKKYKDPFSFTPSHTLVLYTNHLPRVGANDPGTWRRLIVIPFNAKIEGSGDIKNYADYLVSEAAPSIMTWIIEGAKKAISRNFHIPAPACVEDAIKSYREDNDWLGHFLGECCEVDKVYREKSGELYQEYRSYCMRTGEYARSTADFYNALELAGFMRQKTKTGNFIRGLRIIEDF, via the coding sequence ATGCGAATGACTTTTTATACGGCGAACTGCCGGGGGAATGCGAAAAACAGCCTGTATCCCAATAAGCGTGTGGTGGATAACGAACAGGACTTTCTGGAAGTAATGGCCTTCGACCATGTGTGCGCGGAGTTTAAGAACTATCGGAGGAGCGGTGAAAACTTCCTCTCTGCTGATACAGAGGTCATGGATTGTGATAACGACCACTCTGATGATCCGGCAGACTGGATTCGTTCGGAAGATCTGTCAGAGCAGATTGGACATGAGGTGGCATTTGCTATAGTGCCGAGCCGCAACAATGGAAAGCCAAAGGATGGGAAAACCGCACGGCCCAGGTTCCATGTGTACTTCCCCCACGATCCGATCACTGACAGTGAGACCTGTGCGGCACTGAAACGGGCAATCCAGCAGAAATTTCCTTTTTTCGACTCCCATGCTTTGGATGCTGCCCGGTTCATCTTTGGCAACCCCACAGAGGAAATATTGTGGCATGAAGGCGAGATCACCATCGACTGTATTGTGAAGCCCCAGGAGAAAAGTATTCCCCAGGGGCAGCGCAATTCCACCCTGTCGCATTTTGCGGGGCGTGTAGTGAAACGGTATGGAGCAACCGAGAAAGCACATCAAATTTTTATGGAGGAGGCAGATAAGTGTAATCCGCCGCTCCCGGATGAGGAGCTTGCCTCCATCTGGCAGAGTGCCTGCCGGTTTGCCGGGAAAGTGCAGAGTCAGGAAGGATATGTGTCTCCGGAGGATTACAATGATGAGTTTTGCCGGGAGTCTTTAAAGCCTGCAGATTACTCAGATATTGGACAGGCCAAGGTACTGGCAAAAGAGTATGGGATGGAGCTGCGCTATACGGCGGCTACCGATTACATTCGTTTCTGCGGCGCATGTTGGGTAGAATCCAAACAGCAGGCGGTCGGTGCTGCGGAGGAATTTCTGGATCTGCAGCTTGCAGATGCAAAGGATGATGTTCGGTGGACAAGACAGGCACTTTTGGATGTAGGCGTTGCTGAGGATGATATCATGGCCGGCGGCAAGGCGCTGGAAAAGAAAATCAGCGGCGGTCAGACCAATGTCTACCTTGCTTACTTATCCGCATTGGCATATCAGGCGTTTGTGATGAAGCGGCGGGATATGAAATATGTGGTGTCTGCCCTGCAGGCGGCAAAGCCTATGCTGGAGATCAGCGTGTCTGACCTGGACCGGGACGGTTTCCTTTTGAACACGCCGGATGGGACCTATTACCTGCCGGACGGGCTGGAAGGCCGGCGTGACCATAGCCCGGAGGACTATATCACAAAGATTACGGCGGCTGGGCCAGGTGACCAGGGAAAGGATTTGTGGCTGGATGCGCTGGATACGATTTTCTGTCAGGACCAGGCATTGATCGACTATGTGCAGCAGATCGTGGGCATGGCGGCAGTCGGACGAGTGTATCTGGAGTCACTGATCATTGCCTATGGAGAAGGACGGAACGGCAAGTCCACCTTCTGGAACGCAGTTGCCCGTGTGCTTGGAACCTACAGTGGAAATATGTCTGCCGATACCCTGACGGTAGGCTGCAAGAGGAACGTGAAGCCGGAGCTTGCCGAGGTCAAAGGCAAGCGGCTGATCATTGCGGCCGAGTTGGAGGAAGGAATGCGCCTGAATACCTCTGTGGTAAAGCAGATGTGTTCTACAGACGAGATTTTTGCGGAGAAGAAGTATAAAGACCCGTTTTCCTTTACGCCGAGCCATACGCTGGTGTTGTATACTAACCACCTGCCGAGGGTGGGTGCCAACGATCCGGGGACGTGGCGGAGACTGATCGTGATACCCTTCAATGCCAAAATCGAGGGCAGCGGCGATATAAAGAATTATGCGGATTACCTTGTGTCAGAAGCTGCGCCTTCGATCATGACCTGGATTATTGAGGGGGCGAAGAAGGCGATCAGCCGGAATTTCCATATCCCTGCGCCTGCCTGCGTGGAGGATGCCATCAAATCCTACCGGGAGGACAATGACTGGCTGGGGCATTTCCTGGGCGAGTGCTGTGAGGTGGATAAGGTTTACCGGGAAAAGTCGGGGGAACTGTATCAGGAGTACCGTAGTTATTGTATGCGGACGGGTGAATATGCCAGAAGTACGGCAGATTTTTATAATGCGCTGGAGCTGGCAGGATTTATGCGCCAGAAGACAAAAACGGGTAATTTTATCCGTGGCCTGCGGATTATAGAAGACTTCTGA